TGGTGCAACTTCAACTACAACTCGATTGGAAGCCAAACGTTCAATTTGCTGGTATCTTGATCGCCCACCATCTCAACTGGTATCTCGATCATGGAATTGAACTGGCGATCGTTCCCTGGCGACCCTACCTCAATCAGGTTGAGATTCTCAAACAAGATGGAAACTGGCTCGTCAGCACCGAAGATAATCTGCTGATTCGGGGGCGAGCCATGGGGCAACCTGTAAAGGCGATCGCCACGATGATGCAATACTCTGGTTTGGGCTGGGTTGCGCTGAAATCCTCTGGTATCCGTAGCATTCAGGATTTCGTAGGCAAGCGAGTGGGGATTCATGGAGACGGTGAAACCGGGCTGAGGATCAGTCTGGCTTACAGCGGACTTAAGGCAGATCAGGTCGAGATTGTCGAGGTGGGATACGACTATGAAGACTTGCTCCGCAAGGGTGAGTTTGATGCAACGCAGTGTCTTGTCATGGTGGAACCCTTTGAGTTAGCCGCAGCAGGGCTTGATCTTCAAGTGATGCCTGCTTACGAGTGGGGCTATGAAGTCTATTCGCAAGTCATTGGCACGACCGATCGCCTGATTGCCGAAGAACCTGAAGCACTGCAAAAATTCTTGAAGGTGACATTTGACGGTTGGCGGTATGCCTTTGCCAATGTGGAAGATACCGTTCAAGTGGTGATTGATCACTACCTCAAAGAATCTACACCCGACATTCAACAGCAGATGTTGAATGCTCTTAAACCCTTGTTTGAAGGCAAGCTTGGGCTAGAAAAATTGGGTTGGATGGAAGCTTTACGGTGGGAAAAAAGTATTCATTATCTACAGTCCTATGGATTGATCGATCAACCTGTTACAACAGATGAAATGATGACGAATCAGTTTATGGAAAAGCTGTATATTCAGTGATTTTTTTGCAGTTTTAGTGCATACGAAGTAGTTCTCTGAGAGATGTCATTGAGCGATTGTTTGGTTACTAGCGTGTACGGTTCATCTAATTTAATCCTTTGATCTGGATAAGGAGTGTTGCATGAAAGAGTTCGACAAGATGCCACAAGAAATCAGCCGCTTGAGCCGTCGTCGGTTTGTTAAATATGGGGCGATCGCCCTTGGAACGGGGATTTTGACTGCCTGTAGCCGTTCGACTAGTGAGTCCACTGCGCCTGCTTCATCTGAAAGCCCTGCCGCAAGTGGAGGGATCCTGGCAACGATTAAAGAGCGAGGTTATTTCACCTACGGTTTAGAGGCGGGTTATCGTCCCTTTGAGTTTTACGATGAAAACAACGAGTTGGTCGGGTATGACATCGATCTAGCAATGGAGTTGGGCAAACGCTGGGGAGTTGAGAGTCGTCCCACACCAACCAACTGGCCTACGGTGATTCAAACCCTCTACAACGGTGGATTCGACTTCATCCTGGGCGGCATGACCGCAACCGCAGAACGCTATGAGCGCGTCAATTTTTCAGTGCCCTACATGGATGCCAGTTCCGGTTTGTTGATTCGCAGTGGCGAAGGCATTGCTGCTCGCGAAGACCTGAATGGCAGAGTGGTTGGCACGAAAGCAGGAACTCCCTCGATTGACCAACTCACCATCACCGAAAAAGAGCTAAACATCAAGTATCGGGAGCCGATTAAAACCTTCGCCGATGATACTGCTGGGTTAGAGGCACTACGAAGCAAGCGAATTGATGCCTACGCCAGTTCCATCGTCAGCATGTTGGAGTTTGCCAAGGTCAATCCTGGGTTTGAGGTGATCCCCTTCCAATCAGAAAGTTGGGCAGCAGAATACACCTGTGCCGCTTTCCGCAAAGAGGATGAAGACCTGCGGACTGCGTTTAATGACGCGATCGCCGCCATGAAACAGGATGGAACGCTGTACACACTGCAAATGAAGTGGTTCCAGCAAGAGTTCAAAAACTTGCCTGATACCCCACCAACCTGGTAAACAGAGGTCATCGCATACTCCATCCCCCTTGCGTGAAGCCATCCGCCTATGGACATCCCGTTCATGCTTGAAATCCTGCCTCGGCTGTTGCCTGCGCTAGGTACCACGCTGGTTGTCAGTTTGCTGTCACTGGCGATTGGTATGGTGTTGGGCATCAGCCTGGGCATGGTGCGGGTGCTAAGCCAATCGGCAAAACCCATTCGATGGTTGATCGATGCCTATGTCTGGTTTGTGCGGGGCACCCCCATCATCATCCAAATTTACATTGCCTACTTTTTTCTGCCCATGTTGGGGTTGAAGTGGAATGTGTTTTGGATCGGGGTTGTGGCGTTGGTGTTTAACTCGGTGGGCTATCAGGTTGAGATTGTCAGAGGGGCGATCGCCTCTGTGGATCAGGGGCAACTCCAGTCCGCTGCTGCCATTGGTATGACACCCCGAATGGCGATGCTGTGGGTTGTGTTGCCTCAAGCGACTCGTCGCATGATTCCGCCATTAACCAACGAACTCGCCAATCTAATTAAGGCATCTTCGGTGCTGTCGGTGATCTCGTTGTTTGAGCTAACCAAGGCAGGAGATGCTATCATCGCCTCAACATTTAAGTTCGCTGAAGTGCTGCTGTTGCAATCCATTTTGTATTTTGCGGTGATTCAACTATTGTCATGGAGCGCAGTTTATCTGGAGCAACGTGTGTTTAATTATGGCAATGGCCTGATGGTTAATCCTGTTTCTGGCACTGCCAATCCGCCTGCCATTTAGGTTTGCAAGCCCTACTTCCTTAAGTTGCTATGCTGCTAAAGATCGAAAATCTCTGCAAGTATTACGGCAAAACGGTGGCCCTCAGCGACGCCAATTTAGAGGTCAAGGCAGGGGAGCATGTCGTTTTGATTGGGGCGTCAGGTTCGGGAAAAAGTACGTTGTTGCGATGCATCAACTATCTCGAAACGCCAGACAGCGGCAGCGTTTGGTTAGATGGGCAATACATTGGAGGGCAGTTTTCACCCAATGGGCAATGGATACCCGATTCGGCTCAACAACTAGCCCGAAAACGGCAGCAGATTGGCATGGTGTTTCAGGGGTTTCACCTGTTTTCTCACTTGAGTGCTCTGGATAATGTGGCGATCGGACCTCACAAGGTGCTGGGTAAACCCAAATCGGTTTGTCGGGAGTTGGGGCGTTATCTGCTCGATAAGGTGCATCTGGGGCATCGGGTGAACCAGTACCCCTGGCAGCTTTCAGGCGGAGAACAACAGCGAGTGGCGATCGCCCGTGCCCTGGCAATGAACCCCAAACTGATGCTGTTTGATGAACCAACGTCTGCGCTTGATCCCCGACTGACCCATGAAGTGCTTCAAGTGATGCAGGAACTGGCGGATGAGGGCATGACGATGCTGATCGTGACTCACGAGATGCGTTTCGCCCAAAAAGTTGCCCATCGAGTTATCTTTTTGGAGCACGGCAGAATTGTGGAAGCAGGCTCTACAGAGGCGATCTTCAATCGTCCGCAGCGTGAGGAAACGCGCCGATTTCTCAGCTATGTGTTGTGAATGATGATTATGCTGCTGCCCTTTCCCCTCCTCGCCCTCGACATTAATTTCATGGTGCAAATTGTGCCTGACTTGTTGCGGGCAACGTGGATCACCATTCAAATCAGCGTTCTTGCCGTTCTCTTTGGAATCGTCGCAGGAGTGACCTTAGGAGGGTTACGGGTTATTGGTCATCCCATTCTCAAAACGCTGATTCAGTGGTTTGTGAACTACGTGCGTGGGGTTCCACCGCTCCTGCACATTGCCTTTATTTACTTCGCGTTACCGAGTTTTAACATCACACTGAATGAGTTTTGGACAGGAGTTGTCGCGCTTACTGTGATTGCTACTGGGTACGAAGTTGAGATTGTTCGAGCCGCATTGGAATCACTCGATCGCGGTCAACGCGAAGCGGCTCTGTCCATTGGTATGGATGAGCGCACCGCCCTATTCAATATCTTGTTACCACAAGCAGCAAAGCGGATGATTCCAGCGTTAACCAACGAACTGGCTAATGTAGTGAAGACTTCATCGTTACTATCGGTTATTGCGGTGAATGAACTAACGCAGATTGGCAATGCACTGATCTTTCAACATTTTGTGTTTGCTGAGGTGCTCATTGAAGTATCTATCTTATACTTGATTTTGATTGGTGTATTAACATGGATTTCCTCTCACTTTGAAAATCATGTCTTTGATTTTGGTACACTAGCCCGGAGTCGTCAGTCTGTTCGTTAATCTGTTTCAGACTTCTCGTGCATCTCTACACATCGCACTTTTCTACAATGATTCGTTTTCACTAAACTGCTTTCCACCCTCCCAGTTTCTCTAATCGAATGCCGCTGCCAGAGTTAACCGACAACATGGACTACAGCCTGACTGAACGAGTGTTTCACTCCCTCAGGCAAGGCATCCTATCGCTCACCATCAAGCCGAGGGAATACCTGGTGATTGGTGATATTGCTCGCGAATATGGAGTGAGTCGAACTCCCGTTCGAGAAGCATTGATTATGTTAGAGCGGGAGGGGTGGCTAGAAAATGATGGACGACGAGGAGCCAAGGTCAAAGTGCCTTCAGCCGACTCGATTTTAGAAGTCATTGAAGTGCAGGCAGCACTGGAATCTTATGTTGTGCGGCGGGCTGCTTCACTGCTCAACTCTGAGGATTTTGATGCGATGAAGGAGTTGCTGGATCAAGCGGAAAAAGCGATCGCCAACAACGAACTCGAACAAGCCAGACTTCTCGGAGAATCCTTTCATCAATACCTGGCAAACAAGCTCAAAAATCGCAGGTTGCGTGCCCAAATTGAGCAGTTACAGGAACATGTCGATCGCATCCGTCCCTTGATCTGGCATCACGCTATTGTTCCTGTTGAAATCTCTGCAAAACAACACCTTGAAATCTTTAATGCTTTGAAGGTAGGAGATGCCGTTAAAGCAGAAGATTTAATGTTTCACCACACCACCTGGTTTGAGCAAAAATTAGCTGCCATTCTGAAGGAATTGTAGGGATTCTAAGCGATCGAAACTCCTGGCTAGACTCAATTAATTGAATTTTATTCTGTTGATATTAGAGCCAATTTATAAGAGCAATCTTAATCTCTAAAATATCGGCTATTGCTTAATCCTCTTGGGTTGGGCACTTGGCGAATGTATTCATAGCTATTAAAAGGAAGCCCGCCTTAGAACTATCGGAAATCAAAGGTTTAAAGATCCAATAAAATCGTAGTCTCAGATACAGAGTTTTCTCGTAGTTTTTTACAGTATATCTATAAATATATTTTTGTTTTCACTTCAACTTTTGTTCTCGTTAGATATTTGCCAATCAATCATCTTTTTAGCTTGAAGTTCTAGATTGCAGTCCTAGATTGATTGGTATTTTTCACCTTTATCACAACCTCCATTACGACCCAATGGATCTCTAAAATCGTTCCTCAATCGTCTAATTGATGTTGCCTATTTTTCTCAGCAATTCTCTGTTTTATAGGAGTCATCTATGAACAATTTCAAACCGCCCCATCCTAATTTCAGGACTGTCTACTCTGGCATTAGTCGCCGTAAATTTATCAAATATGGAGCACTGGCACTGGGAACTGGGGCGATCGCCAGTTGCAGTGGTGCCCCTTCAGAGACAACATCTGTTTCTCCTTCTGCTTCAGCCTCTCCAGCAGAGGAAAAAATCCTCAATGTTCTGGCATTCTCAGGGTATGAGGAACCTGGAATGTTGGAACCGTTTGAAGCCGCGACAGGCATTAAGGTGAATCTCAAGATTCACGATGGGTCTGATGACGAAATGATTGCGCTGATCAAAACTTCCCCTGCTGGCACCTGGGATATCATGACTCCCACGAGTGCCTACATCCCTGCGTTAGCCAAAGAGGGGGTTTTGATGGAGTTGAATCCGTCGGACTATCCCCTTGATAGCTACCTGCCTCCGTTTGATCAGTGGTCTACCTGCTTTGAAGGTGGCAAGATGTATGGGTTGCTCAATCGCTTCGGCTACTATGGCATCACTTATGATTCCACAAAGCTCCAAGCCTCCGAAGTGGAGTCACTGGATGTGTTGATGGATCCTAAACTGCAAGGAAAGATTGCTCTGTTTGACTGGTTTTTGCCAAATATGGGAGTTGTCGCTAAGTGGTTGGGCTTTAATCCTCCCTATCAACTCACAGCAGATCAACTGGCGCAAGTTAAGGAGAAGTTGTTTGCCCTGCGTCCTCAAGTGGGCTTGATTGGCAGCACTGCCCAAACGACTCAGGCATTGGCATCGGGTGACTTTTGGGTGGCGATCGCCGGAGAGTTCATTCAGGCGGGTCTGGCAGTCGAAGGCAAGCCGTTTTTGGCAAGTGTTCCAAAAGAAGGGGGAGTCACCTGGGATCAGGCGGTGATCGTGCTGGGCAATAGCCCTCGTCCTCAAAATGCCGTGAAGTTCTTGCAGTACGTTGCTGGAGCAGAATTTCAGGCAAAACTGGCAGTGGCTCGGACTTACTACAGCATGGTGCCCAATCAAGATGCGGCGGCTCTGCTGACAAACGATCAACGCAAGCTGCTGAATCTGGAAGATGTGACTAACTTCCAGCAGAAATTCCTGGCAAATCTCTCACCCAGAGAGCGTCCGGACAACATTGATGAATGGTCAGCCATTTGGGAGGAGTTCAAGAGCTTGTAGGTTAGTTCTAACCCATTTCATTGGGGTTTCATCACTAGCTCTGAATCATTTGAGGGCAAGCCATTGGAAAAGCGGCAAGGTTGAAGTAGGGCTAATGACAGACGCTGATTATATTGTTGAGCTACAAAACGTCACCAAACAATTTGGGAGTGGGTTTACCGCAGTTCAACAGCTTTCGTTGCAGATTCGACGGGGTGAATTTCTTACCCTATTAGGTGCGTCGGGATGTGGCAAAACCACCACATTACGGATGATCGGGGGGTTAGAAACCGTCTCCAGTGGAGCCATTTACATCGATGGGCGGGAGGTGACACACACGCCTCCCTACGATCGCCACGTTAGTTTGGTGTTTCAAGACTACGCACTGTTTCCACACTTGACGGTGGAGGAAAACATTGCGTTTGGTTTGAAGATGCGAGGCATATCCCGCACTCAACGGTTGCTTCAGGCGCGTGACATGTTGGAGTTTGTACAACTACCTCACGTGGCAAAGCGCAAGCCCCATCAAATTTCTGGAGGGCAGCGACAACGAGTTGCACTGGCGCGATCGCTCGTGTTGCAACCGACCGTGTTGTTGCTGGATGAACCTCTGGGAGCATTGGATGCTGAATTGCGGCGACAGATGCAGCTTGAGCTAAAACGAATTCAAACGCAGGTGGGAATTACCTTCATTTACGTCACCCACGATCAGCAGGAGGCGTTGACGATGAGCGATCGCATTGTCGTCATGCGGCATGGCAAGATTGAACAAATGGGCACTCCGCAGGAGATTTACGACCGCCCTCAAACGCCATTTGTGGCTCAGTTTATGGGGCAGTGCAATCTGCGCTACGCTCAGGTGATCAGTTTTGATCAGACAACCGTTTCGGTTCTCGATCCGGTGTTTGGCCCACTTCGAGTGCGACGCGATCGCACCGTTCCCCTATCTCCCCAACAAAGCGTCGTTGTCATGATTCGCCCTGAACGGATGCACATCAGTTTGCAGCGACCACCTCAGATCAACAGTGTTCAAGGCATCCTCAACGCTCAAATCTACGCAGGGTCAGTGACCCGGTTCGTTGTGCAGGTCGATCACGACGAGATCATCGTTGAGTCGGCCATGCGATCGCCCCTGGAGGTGGGTAGCCCGGTTTACATTGGTTGGGACGTTGATGATGCGATCGCCCTGTCAGACGGTCATTCTACTCCGGCATTGAGTTATGTCTAATCTCTCCCTCAGGGCAAGTCGTTACAGTGGACAGCAGCAAGGCTATTCCTGGCATTCCGTCTTTGCCGGACTGGGAATCGTTCCAGTCGTGGCGTATTTGCTGCTGTTTTATCTGGTGCCGTTGGTCTATCTGTTGGCTGCCAGCTTTCGAGTGGCGACTGGGTCGGGCATCGAGTTTGCCCCTGGCTGGACATGGCAAAACTATCAGGAGATCCTGAGCAATCAAGCGGCTTGGGTAACGTATGGGCGATCGCTTGGTATTTCCTTTGCCACCGTCGGGTTATCCATCCTGTGTGCTTATCCAGTGGCGTACACCCTTGTCTTTGTTTTGCCCAAACGCTACCGACAGACGGCTCTGTTGCTGGTGATAGCTCCCTTTTGGACAAGCTTTGTCGTGCGTGCCTTCGCATGGCAGTTACTCCTCGCAGATAGTGGATTGTTCAATCGGATTCTCACTGCTCTGTCGCTGCCGGGAGTCGAGATTCTTTACACCCACATAGCTACAGTTTTGGGCTTTACCGTTTTTGGCACGATGTTGATCACCCTCAATCTCTGTGCCGTCATGGAAGCCATCTCTCCCAATCTGTTAGCTGCCTCAGCTGACTTAGGGGCAAAACGCTGGCACACGTTTACAGACGTGATTTTTCCTCTGTCTACCCCCGGTTTACTCATCGGCAGCGTGTTGCTGTTCATTTTTGTGTTTGGCGATTATGTCGTGCCAACGCTGTTGGGTGGAGGCATTCGCACCGTTTTAGCACAAGCGATGGTTGGAGCAATCACCACCCATTTCAACATCCCACGAGCAGCGACCTATGCCACGATAATGCTGATCACGATTCTCGCCATCACCTTACCAGTACTGAGCTTAGCCGGACGGGGACTTAATTCTAAAGACTCATATCGCAACTAAAGGATTGGATAACAGTTACAGCAAATCAGGGAGAGTCACATGGGCATCGTGCAAGGTCAGGGAGAGCAAAAAGGCAATATTGTCTTATACGGATGGTTAGGAACGATACTGCTGCTGATCTACGCGCCCATCCTACTCGTCATGCTGTTTTCATTTAACTCAGGGCGATTTCAGGGGTTTCCCTTCCAGGGCTTAACGCTGGCGTGGTATCAAGCCATGTTTGCGGATACAGCTTTTGTGGAGTCGTTGCAGTACAGTTTGTGGCTCTCGGTAGCGGTCAGTATTGTGGCGACCAGTCTTGGCTTTTTAGGAGCGTATGCACTGGTGAAATCGACTTTTGTTGGCAAGACAGCACTAACCGGATTTCTCATCACCCCGATCGCCGCACCCAGTATTTTGTTAGCGGTTGCGCTGCGCGTGTATTTCTTTCGTCTGGGTTGGCAGTTTTCACTCTTGACCGCTTTCCTTGGTCATCTGGTGTTTGCCTTACCGTTGGCGGTGTTTGTGTTGCGATCGCGCCTGTTGCAAATTCCCCTCAATCTTGAAGAAGCCGCATGGATTTTAGGGGCAAGACGTTGGCGATCGCTTCTAGAAGTGGTGTTGCCCCTTTGTTTTCCGGGGATCGTAGCATCACTTCTACTCACCTTCACTTTTTCTTTTGATGAGTTCATCATGTCCTACTTTTTGACGCAGTTTGAGGTGACATTGCCGATTAAAATCTGGACTAATTTAATTACCGGATTTGACCCAACGGTGAATGCCATTAGCAGTATTGTGTTTGTACTCTCAATGCTTGTAACACTGATTTCTCAACGCCTGCTGGCATCCCAAACCTCAAACTCATAAAATACAAACGCGATTCATCACCTCTCTGATTCAACCATCTACCCCATAACCCCAATTATGCAAACGATCAAT
Above is a genomic segment from Oscillatoria sp. FACHB-1407 containing:
- a CDS encoding amino acid ABC transporter permease produces the protein MLEILPRLLPALGTTLVVSLLSLAIGMVLGISLGMVRVLSQSAKPIRWLIDAYVWFVRGTPIIIQIYIAYFFLPMLGLKWNVFWIGVVALVFNSVGYQVEIVRGAIASVDQGQLQSAAAIGMTPRMAMLWVVLPQATRRMIPPLTNELANLIKASSVLSVISLFELTKAGDAIIASTFKFAEVLLLQSILYFAVIQLLSWSAVYLEQRVFNYGNGLMVNPVSGTANPPAI
- a CDS encoding amino acid ABC transporter permease, producing MMIMLLPFPLLALDINFMVQIVPDLLRATWITIQISVLAVLFGIVAGVTLGGLRVIGHPILKTLIQWFVNYVRGVPPLLHIAFIYFALPSFNITLNEFWTGVVALTVIATGYEVEIVRAALESLDRGQREAALSIGMDERTALFNILLPQAAKRMIPALTNELANVVKTSSLLSVIAVNELTQIGNALIFQHFVFAEVLIEVSILYLILIGVLTWISSHFENHVFDFGTLARSRQSVR
- a CDS encoding ABC transporter permease is translated as MSNLSLRASRYSGQQQGYSWHSVFAGLGIVPVVAYLLLFYLVPLVYLLAASFRVATGSGIEFAPGWTWQNYQEILSNQAAWVTYGRSLGISFATVGLSILCAYPVAYTLVFVLPKRYRQTALLLVIAPFWTSFVVRAFAWQLLLADSGLFNRILTALSLPGVEILYTHIATVLGFTVFGTMLITLNLCAVMEAISPNLLAASADLGAKRWHTFTDVIFPLSTPGLLIGSVLLFIFVFGDYVVPTLLGGGIRTVLAQAMVGAITTHFNIPRAATYATIMLITILAITLPVLSLAGRGLNSKDSYRN
- a CDS encoding ABC transporter permease gives rise to the protein MGIVQGQGEQKGNIVLYGWLGTILLLIYAPILLVMLFSFNSGRFQGFPFQGLTLAWYQAMFADTAFVESLQYSLWLSVAVSIVATSLGFLGAYALVKSTFVGKTALTGFLITPIAAPSILLAVALRVYFFRLGWQFSLLTAFLGHLVFALPLAVFVLRSRLLQIPLNLEEAAWILGARRWRSLLEVVLPLCFPGIVASLLLTFTFSFDEFIMSYFLTQFEVTLPIKIWTNLITGFDPTVNAISSIVFVLSMLVTLISQRLLASQTSNS
- a CDS encoding ABC transporter substrate-binding protein, with amino-acid sequence MVQLQLQLDWKPNVQFAGILIAHHLNWYLDHGIELAIVPWRPYLNQVEILKQDGNWLVSTEDNLLIRGRAMGQPVKAIATMMQYSGLGWVALKSSGIRSIQDFVGKRVGIHGDGETGLRISLAYSGLKADQVEIVEVGYDYEDLLRKGEFDATQCLVMVEPFELAAAGLDLQVMPAYEWGYEVYSQVIGTTDRLIAEEPEALQKFLKVTFDGWRYAFANVEDTVQVVIDHYLKESTPDIQQQMLNALKPLFEGKLGLEKLGWMEALRWEKSIHYLQSYGLIDQPVTTDEMMTNQFMEKLYIQ
- a CDS encoding ABC transporter ATP-binding protein yields the protein MTDADYIVELQNVTKQFGSGFTAVQQLSLQIRRGEFLTLLGASGCGKTTTLRMIGGLETVSSGAIYIDGREVTHTPPYDRHVSLVFQDYALFPHLTVEENIAFGLKMRGISRTQRLLQARDMLEFVQLPHVAKRKPHQISGGQRQRVALARSLVLQPTVLLLDEPLGALDAELRRQMQLELKRIQTQVGITFIYVTHDQQEALTMSDRIVVMRHGKIEQMGTPQEIYDRPQTPFVAQFMGQCNLRYAQVISFDQTTVSVLDPVFGPLRVRRDRTVPLSPQQSVVVMIRPERMHISLQRPPQINSVQGILNAQIYAGSVTRFVVQVDHDEIIVESAMRSPLEVGSPVYIGWDVDDAIALSDGHSTPALSYV
- a CDS encoding ABC transporter substrate-binding protein, which translates into the protein MNNFKPPHPNFRTVYSGISRRKFIKYGALALGTGAIASCSGAPSETTSVSPSASASPAEEKILNVLAFSGYEEPGMLEPFEAATGIKVNLKIHDGSDDEMIALIKTSPAGTWDIMTPTSAYIPALAKEGVLMELNPSDYPLDSYLPPFDQWSTCFEGGKMYGLLNRFGYYGITYDSTKLQASEVESLDVLMDPKLQGKIALFDWFLPNMGVVAKWLGFNPPYQLTADQLAQVKEKLFALRPQVGLIGSTAQTTQALASGDFWVAIAGEFIQAGLAVEGKPFLASVPKEGGVTWDQAVIVLGNSPRPQNAVKFLQYVAGAEFQAKLAVARTYYSMVPNQDAAALLTNDQRKLLNLEDVTNFQQKFLANLSPRERPDNIDEWSAIWEEFKSL
- a CDS encoding GntR family transcriptional regulator, producing the protein MPLPELTDNMDYSLTERVFHSLRQGILSLTIKPREYLVIGDIAREYGVSRTPVREALIMLEREGWLENDGRRGAKVKVPSADSILEVIEVQAALESYVVRRAASLLNSEDFDAMKELLDQAEKAIANNELEQARLLGESFHQYLANKLKNRRLRAQIEQLQEHVDRIRPLIWHHAIVPVEISAKQHLEIFNALKVGDAVKAEDLMFHHTTWFEQKLAAILKEL
- a CDS encoding amino acid ABC transporter ATP-binding protein, yielding MLLKIENLCKYYGKTVALSDANLEVKAGEHVVLIGASGSGKSTLLRCINYLETPDSGSVWLDGQYIGGQFSPNGQWIPDSAQQLARKRQQIGMVFQGFHLFSHLSALDNVAIGPHKVLGKPKSVCRELGRYLLDKVHLGHRVNQYPWQLSGGEQQRVAIARALAMNPKLMLFDEPTSALDPRLTHEVLQVMQELADEGMTMLIVTHEMRFAQKVAHRVIFLEHGRIVEAGSTEAIFNRPQREETRRFLSYVL
- a CDS encoding ABC transporter substrate-binding protein, coding for MKEFDKMPQEISRLSRRRFVKYGAIALGTGILTACSRSTSESTAPASSESPAASGGILATIKERGYFTYGLEAGYRPFEFYDENNELVGYDIDLAMELGKRWGVESRPTPTNWPTVIQTLYNGGFDFILGGMTATAERYERVNFSVPYMDASSGLLIRSGEGIAAREDLNGRVVGTKAGTPSIDQLTITEKELNIKYREPIKTFADDTAGLEALRSKRIDAYASSIVSMLEFAKVNPGFEVIPFQSESWAAEYTCAAFRKEDEDLRTAFNDAIAAMKQDGTLYTLQMKWFQQEFKNLPDTPPTW